From a single Apium graveolens cultivar Ventura chromosome 2, ASM990537v1, whole genome shotgun sequence genomic region:
- the LOC141697578 gene encoding uncharacterized protein LOC141697578 — protein sequence MVDQPLQDHKKLSARMIAQLVKPLVIDTPEIPIKTIIPLINNEHNHIVGYKKAWRGKQIAIEEVYGSWATTYQALPMFLEAIMKTNPGTIAEIDAVPHAKERGTSVCKRIFWSLKAMMDGWQHARPVISIDGTFLKGRYRGKLLIVMGVDSNNHPFPLCYGLRLRRHVCRQWTGVCIISDRAASIISALRDPQNGFAEPLGIHRFCLLHVRSNFCSHHPGGELKKLMWKAGRTTQVSKHDAYMSRIGEISPITLQYLATIPVERWTLSHDSGVRYGQTTTNMLEGFNGNIRMARFLPVTTMMEYLFYKVVTIVDKHRNIVDDGLQEGQQLCARSAAMLAKIRRKAT from the exons ATGGTCGATCAGCCGTTACAAGATCACAAGAAGTTATCTGCAAGGATGATTGCGCAGCTTGTAAAACCACTT GTAATAGATACACCAGAAATTCCCATTAAAACCATTATCCCGCTGATCAACAATGAGCACAACCACATAGTTGGGTACAAGAAAGCGTGGAGAGGGAAGCAAATAGCAATTGAGGAAGTGTATGGCAGTTGGGCTACAACTTACCAAGCTCTACCCATGTTCCTGGAAGCCATTATGAAGACAAATCCTGGAACCATTGCTGAGATCGATGCTGTCCCTCATGCTAAGGAGCGGGGCACGTCCGTCTGCAAGCGGATTTTTTGGTCTTTAAAGGCAATGATGGACGGGTGGCAACATGCACGTCCTGTGATTTCAATAGATGGGACATTCTTGAAAGGAAGATATAGGGGCAAGTTACTTATTGTTATGGGTGTTGATTCGAACAACCACCCGTTCCCTCTCTGTTATGGCTTG CGTCTTCGAAGACATGTCTGTCGGCAATGGACCGGCGTCTGCATTATTTCTGACCGTGCAGCCAGCATTATCTCCGCCCTACGAGACCCTCAAAATGGTTTTGCTGAGCCACTCGGCATCCATAGGTTCTGTCTCCTCCATGTAAGGAGTAACTTTTGTAGTCATCACCCAGGTGGTGAACTAAAAAAATTAATGTGGAAAGCTGGAAGAACCACACAAGTCTCAAAGCACGACGCATATATGTCAAGAATTGGTGAAATTTCCCCCATCACCCTACAATATCTTGCTACAATACCCGTGGAGAGGTGGACACTTTCCCACGATAGTGGTGTTCGCTACGGTCAAACAACCACAAACATGCTTGAGGGCTTCAACGGTAACATAAGGATGGCTCGTTTTCTTCCGGTAACAACAATGATGGAGTACCTCTTCTACAAGGTGGTCACAATTGTAGATAAACATCGAAACATAGTGGATGACGGTCTACAAGAGGGGCAACAGTTATGTGCACGTTCCGCCGCTATGTTAGCAAAAATTCGGAGGAAGGCAACATGA